From one Dama dama isolate Ldn47 chromosome 32, ASM3311817v1, whole genome shotgun sequence genomic stretch:
- the LOC133050603 gene encoding ribosomal biogenesis factor-like gives MAKSKLRGQKSRNVFHVASQRSLKVKNKAKPVTTNLKKINIVNDEKVNRVNKAFIDIQKELANFSKGLSLEPLQKQLISQQCHENVPVNVDEATRLMAQL, from the coding sequence ATGGCCAAGAGCAAACTCAGAGGGCAAAAGTCTAGGAATGTATTCCACGTAGCCAGCCAGAGAAGCTTGaaggttaaaaataaagcaaaaccagTTACTACTAATCTTAAGAAGATAAACATTGTGAATGATGAAAAAGTTAACAGAGTGAATAAAGCTTTTATAGATATACAGAAGGAACTGGCAAACTTCTCAAAAGGCCTTTCCCTTGAACCTCTGCAGAAACAACTGATATCTCAGCAGTGTCATGAAAACGTACCAGTTAATGTTGATGAGGCTACAAGATTAATGGCTCAGTTGTAA